The following proteins are co-located in the Pomacea canaliculata isolate SZHN2017 linkage group LG10, ASM307304v1, whole genome shotgun sequence genome:
- the LOC112573077 gene encoding C-type mannose receptor 2-like — protein MFPRMVCVTAAVILLFTGMPGCKAGASQMTDNWGSGWMLLNSTYYYLSLEAANWSSALTSCKEKGADLLSLESWTEQSQKLSKMKFAAYERIWWIGLQNSSSVSKWVSLYDNSSFSGEIILWNEGEPNNEQGQEDCVEMYPMGELNDVPCEPQQSYICKKYLKLVNGSRNSCDNNWILILDSCYYLSTTPAVQWTDAQRNCNELGANLLTLESLDEVLQIRRKTWRFTSIDRWWVGLRRVPSSGKWQWIKKPPILSPAVTQWKKDVLNTEDCVVMDSDGFLSDMSCNSSRYFICVKSMEDADNCDSGWIKIFSMCYKLSNKALSWSGAQESCKTEGGKLLVVRTLIELVKILENINLTSSPWWVGLKRASPSNFDLKQDDGSKECGMIASDNFLAFEDCKALHSYICQKNHNVSGLVKELSVPSL, from the exons ATGTTCCCAAGAATGGTCTGTGTAACAGCTGCTGTCATCCTTCTCTTTACCGGGA TGCCTGGGTGTAAAGCAGGCGCATCTCAGATGACAGACAACTGGGGTTCAGGCTGGATGCTTCTCAATTCCACCTACTACTACCTGTCCCTGGAAGCAGCGAACTGGTCTTCAGCCCTGACGAGCTGTAAAGAAAAAGGCGCCGATCTGCTGTCTTTAGAATCATGGACAGAACAA TCACAGAAACTGAGTAAGATGAAATTTGCTGCCTATGAAAGAATCTGGTGGATAGGACTTCAAAACAGCTCAAGTGTAAGCAAGTGGGTGTCACTCTATGATAACTCATCTTTCTCAGGAGAAATCAT ACTGTGGAACGAAGGCGAGCCCAACAACGAACAGGGTCAAGAGGATTGCGTGGAAATGTATCCTATGGGTGAACTGAATGATGTTCCCTGCGAACCACAGCAATCCTacatttgtaagaaatatttaa AGCTCGTCAACGGCTCTAGAAACAGTTGTGATAATAACTGGATCCTGATCTTGGATTCCTGCTACTACCTTTCTACTACCCCGGCTGTGCAGTGGACAGACGCACAGAGAAATTGTAATGAACTCGGCGCCAACTTGCTGACCTTGGAGTCTTTAGATGAGGTG ttGCAGATCAGGAGAAAGACATGGCGCTTTACTTCCATCGACCGATGGTGGGTGGGGTTACGGAGGGTACCATCTAGTGGCAAGTGGCAGTGGATCAAAAAGCCTCCGATTTTATCCCCTGCAGTAAC CCAGTGGAAGAAGGACGTGCTCAATACAGAGGACTGTGTGGTGATGGACTCTGACGGATTTCTGAGTGACATGTCATGTAACTCCTCTCGATACTTCATATGTGTGAAATCAATGGAAGACGCAG ACAACTGTGACTCTGGCTGGATCAAGATATTCTCGATGTGTTACAAGTTGTCGAATAAGGCTTTATCGTGGTCCGGTGCTCAGGAGAGTTGCAAAACCGAGGGAGGAAAACTGTTAGTTGTGAGAACTTTAATTGAACTG GTAAAAATACTGGAAAATATCAATCTTACCAGCTCGCCATGGTGGGTAGGACTGAAAAGGGCATCTCCAAGTAATTTTGACCTGAAGCAGGACGATGGTTCAAAGGAGTGTGGAATGATCGCCTCTGATAACTTTCTGGCTTTCGAGGACTGCAAAGCGTTACACTCCTATATCTGCCAAAAAAATCATA acGTCTCCGGATTAGTCAAGGAACTGTCCGTTCCATCTCTCTGA